A section of the Humulus lupulus chromosome 2, drHumLupu1.1, whole genome shotgun sequence genome encodes:
- the LOC133817682 gene encoding vesicle-associated protein 4-2-like isoform X1 — protein sequence MAVETEKSGSDGKVWSFCRMPFWQGRNGSSSSSSSLSSMHNIHAHHHQQQNQSHHQSVERMSLQSPTTVSSVAKSFLPTRRRLRLDPPSKLFFPYEPGKQVRSAIGIKNTCKSYVAFKFQTTAPKSCYMRPPGGILAPGESLIATVFKFVEPPENHEKPIDQKSRVKFKIMSLKVKGEMDYVPELFDEQKDQVAVEQILRVIFLDPERPSPALEKLKRQLAEAEAALEARKKPPEDTGPRIVGEGLVIDEWKERRERYLARQQVEGVDSV from the exons ATGGCTGTTGAAACTGAGAAATCTGGGTCTGATGGGAAAGTTTGGAGCTTTTGTAGAATGCCGTTTTGGCAAGGGAGAAATGGGTCTTCGTCCTCGTCTTCTTCGTTATCTTCAATGCATAATATTCATGCCCATCATCATCAGCAGCAGAATCAGAGCCACCATCAATCTGTGGAGCGTATGAGCCTTCAATCTCCTACTACGGTGTCGTCTGTGGCTAAGTCCTTCCTTCCAACCAGGAGGAGGCTCCGTCTTGATCCTCCTAGCAAGCTTTTCTTTCCAT ATGAACCTGGTAAGCAGGTTAGGAGTGCCATTGGGATAAAAAACACATGCAAGTCTTATGTAGCTTTCAAG tTCCAAACAACAGCACCGAAGAGCTGTTATATGCGACCTCCTGGGGGCATACTTGCGCCAGGTGAAAGTCTTATAGCAACAG TATTCAAGTTTGTGGAACCTCCGGAGAACCATGAAAAACCAATAGATCAGAAGAGCAGGGTCAAGTTCAAGATCATGAGTCTAAAAGTGAAAGGAGAAATGGACTACGTTCCAGAACTG TTTGATGAACAAAAGGACCAAGTGGCTGTTGAGCAAATTCTGCGAGTTATTTTCCTTGACCCTGAACGACCAAGCCCG GCTCTAGAGAAACTTAAGCGACAAttagctgaggctgaggctgcacTTGAAGCTCGTAAAAAGCCTCCAGAAGACACAGGCCCCAGAATTGTTGGGGAAGG